ACAATTGTCCTACAACCGTTACCCCATTCAGTACCTTTATTTTGGGAGTGTCTTTTCCCTTTGTCACAATACAAGTGTGCACCTATATCTAAATGCTAATGAAGTGAGCCGTCACTAAGGGGTCCTGACAAGCAGTGGGGGGTAAGAggaagaacaagcatttatataattctgggaagtttgcaaagcaccttgTGAATGTTACTTTGTGAATCTTCCATCCTCCCAACAGTGCTGGGagataagtgctgttattatccccattttgcagataaggaaacttagggAGACTGAGGTGAAGTCATGCCAGCTTTGCTATGTATTATCAgagtggccttgggcaagtcccaGGGCctttctggatcttggtttctgCATCAATCAAATGGCTGGATTAGATGAGATGATCTTTAAAGGCCCTTTATGTCTAAACCCTATGGACTTCTCTTAGTgtgtctttcccttttttaaaaaaaatattttcatgtttattgtttttttttttcctgaatcatatttattttttatcctgatcttttcattttgattgctttctcttttcttctgtcccCTATTTATAGGGAAAAGCTACTGTAGTAGTTGTCCAGTTGGGTGATAATGAAGGGTTAAATGAGGGAGTAGAATTGCACTTATCAATTTATCAactgaattaattttaatttatagaaataaattattatggaaataaattattatagaaataaattaattagttttaatttctcAGTGAAAACTCAGAAGCCATATTCTTCTGCCTAGTGATATCCCACCCCATGCCAGATGAGATGGccttaaggtccctttcagcttaaAGCCTTTGATACCAGCTagtatctttttttctgtctcaaagATGCTATACTTGCCCTGTCAATAGGTTACTGTATGCAGTTCTGAGACTGATCTCCTACCCAATCCCCCTTGTGATCCAAGGGGGTTTGGGGCTCAAGGTGGAGTCGGTGACTAGGAAACACAGAGAAGCTGATTGGCCTGTGGGAATTGACCTTGGGTTCCTGGTGTCATAACCACCACCTTCCACCAAATTGAACTAACAAATCTCTGACCAGTGGTTCACAGGGAGTTTAACTTCTCCCAGAATCTTTCTAACACTTGTGAAATAAAATAACCCAGGCATGAAGAAAATCTGGCTTCTGAGTTTTTAATTGacaaatcaaaatttatttagaattatttaacttatttaaatTTCTGTTAtggtttatttgtataaaattaattaaattgataAGCCCAATTCTTCCCCTTCATATAGCCTTTCATTCTCTCTCAACGGGACAACTATTACAATTGCTTTTTAAGAGAACTTGGGGCATCAGCTCTTTCCTTATTTCATCTATCCCTCACATTTAGTCAGAACAATCTTTCTTAGATCTGGTCATGTTATTCCTCTGCTTAAAAAAGTTTCCATGACTTCCTATTGCTTGGTATTCAAAGTCTTTGGCTTTCCTCATTtgatcagtaaacatttattaatcacttactatgtgctgggcacttcTCTAGGTTCAAGGGGTATAAAGACAAAATTATattgtcccttccctcaaggagtttacattctttgtGGCAGACAACACGCACATAAATTAGAACATGTGATACACAAACCAAGCAAACACAAGATAATTTTGGAGGGAAGGACACCAGCAGCTGAGGGGAACAGGAAGGGCCTTCTCCAAAGGTGGTACCCAAGCTGATGCCAGAAGGAAGCCAAAGACTACAAGAGACCAAGGTAAGGCAAAAGGGTATATTAGGCAAGGAAAAGGCATAGAGATGGAAGATGGTGTCTTGTGTTCTCGGGGTGGTAAGTAGACCAATATAATTGGAAAGTGGAATGGATGAAAGAAAGCAGTATGTCAGAGAAtttgaaagggaggaaaaagctTAGTTCCGAAAAGGTTCAGTATCAAAAAGAGGAGTTTAATTTTATCTTAGAGGTAATATGGAGCCACTGGAAGTCATTGGGAAGGttagtgacatgatcagattgaTGATTTATAAAAATTACTGTGGTAGTTGTGGAGGGGAgattagaaaagggagagatttgaggtagGGAGACCAATTGGGAGGCTACTGAAGTGATCCAAATGAGCAGGGATGAGGGTCTTAAACTAAGGTGATGTATATGAGAGaagaggagatatatatatatatatatatatatatatatatatatatatatatatatatatatatatatatatacacacatatatatatctgtgtgtgtatataacatatgtacatatgtatatttaggCACATAACATACATAAGTTTATACGTAGCATACACAAGTGCAAATATGTGCATGTAATATAGACACACATGTCCATGTACAGAAGTATGGACATAATTTATATATAgggatatatacatgtataatacatgtgtatataagtatataatctGTACACCtgtaattataatatatacacGTGTATATATGGGTGTgatatagacatgtatatatgtaatgtatacataaatgtgtaggtataatatacacatttatgtatattacatataacatacacatatatgtatgtttatatgtacatgaTGTAGGGATAGGGAggaaagatttggcaattaattgGGTATGTGGATGACACCAAAGCTATGAATTTAGGTTGTACCCTAGACAGAAATAGGGGTGTTTGGAAGAGAAGTGGATTTGGGGGGGAAaatgatgagttctgttttgaagatcttgagtttgagatgcttttGAAAAATTCAGTACATGTCCAATAGTCAGTAGTCATTGAGGGAATGAAACTCAGGATAGATAATCCATGTAGACCAGGGAATTGTCTGCACAGAGATGAtcattgaacccatgggagctgatggaGTTAATATTAAATTACCAAATGAAAGAGTataaagataaaaggagagagatttaAGGACTGAACTTTGAGGTCCATCTATAAGTAGTGATTTTGATTTGGATGATGGGTCAGCAGAGTAGactgagaaggaaagagacagagagagtgagagagaggttATTATGTCATGGAGAatcagagaggaaaaagtatccaggAGAAGAGAGAGGGTTAGATGATGCAGAGGGGTCAAGAAAGATGAACACTAAATAAGGGCCTCTGAATTCAGCAATTataagatcattggtaactttggagagggcaGTTGCAGTTGAGTGATGAGGTCATAAGGCTGAGATGAGAGCAGAGGAGAGCAAGTGAAAACACCAAATATAGACagccaaattcctttaaaaagctGTTTATATTTATACCCTATATTTATCTGTATTCATAATGTATCCCTGTCCCAAGTTGTAAGCATCAGTGGGGTAGGGATCCTTATTCAAATTGTGTCCCCAAGAGCCTAGCACAAATTCTATACAAATGTGCATCTGATCAGAGTTTTGCTGAATATATCCATAAATGCCCCATTTCCAGCACCGAATTCTGTTTTGGTTCTTGATGAAAATACTCCTCTCTTGCCTCTTTCCAGGTAATCCTGAAGCCGGACAAGCCACGGACAACTGCTTTGAAGGGTAGTATCTGGGTCGTCATCATCTGGGTCCTGGCCAGCTGTTTTTCCCTACCACATACTTTGTACCAGAGATTGCCTCAGTTTGATACGATGTAAGTGGGCCAGGGGAGAACTGCTAGAACTTGGCAAGTTAACTGGAGAGTGCCATTTTAGATGGGGGAGACTTCTGCATGTGGGGAGTTAATATCAGTCTTTCTCCAAGCAGGATATCACCTCTCTCTTCTGTCCGTCTCCTTTTCTGGGTGGTTGGGGCCGTGGAGGGAAGGTTAAAAGGAAGGAggagtggggaaggagagagagcaaACATTTATATACTGGGAAATGTGTCAAGCATTTgatacaacaatcctgagaggtagatgctattactgtcccttttttacagttaagggaGACTAAGGCTGtcagaggtcaaatgatttgctcaCTCTCACAGCTAAccagtatctgaagccagatttaaactcgggtctgTCCAACTCTAGACCCACTTCTCTATTCACTGTGGCATGCTGTCTTGATAGTCGATAAAAGTGGGAGGAAgataagaggaagggagaggagtgGAAAGGAAtgtagtgcctactatgtactaggctgGTACGGaacactttataaacattatctcatttgatttgatttgaatggACAGAAGAGAGTTTTCTCTAAAACATTTCCCAGTAATTTCAAAGTGGATTCAGTCTAGCCACTCTATTGTGCCCATTTGTGCCAACATGGGGAACTAAAGTGCCCCCCAAAGAGTAACTCTTAGCCCATTCACAAATTATACTTCCATTTACACTTCTGCTACCAAAGGTCAAGGTTTTTATGCTCCATTCTAGGCCATTGGTAAATGACAACgtatttgcatttcataattctgCATTTCATACCAGAATCAGCAAACACATTTATGTTATTCCATCTCTGAGCAATGCAGATAGCTTTTATAACATAGACAATTTGGTAGTTTTGTCAGATAAAATATATGCAGATGTACAATAAATGAATGTGCTAATTATTATTCTCTCCTCTGATTGCGGAGTACACTTTACTTGGAGAATAcatacgcatacacacacacacacacacacaaaacactaGTGAATTTGCAACTCATTACAAATGGCAGTTCAGCACAGACAGAaggacactggatttggaatcaagggaAATTCCTCCAAATTGCACTTCTGTTATTTGCTacttttgtgaccctggacaaggcccttaatctttctgggcctcagtttcttcacctataaaatggcaAAGTTGGTCTAAATAtgtcctttcagctctaaatctgtgttcCTATGAAGACCATGAGGATACCCACCAAGAGCTGACATAATCTTAGTTTGTACTGCAGGGTAGAGGTAcgtaggaagggagggagggaggtaggaagggagggagggagaaaggaaggaagaaagggaggaaataaaaaaggaggaggaaggaaggaaagaaaaaaaataagcatgttAATGTGTTATATAGCTATGTGCATGCACTgctttaagcactttacaaatgtgtTCTcaactgatcctcacaacaactttgaggGGTAGATcctattgttattttcattttatagatgaggaaactgaggcaaacagaggttaaatgaaatTACCCaggcacacagctaggatgtgtctgaggccaggaaCTCTATTATCCTGTAATAGGCTGTaagtctggtgaaatctatgaaccctttagagtgccaggcctagagtcagaaaacctgagttcaaatataatctcagatacttcctagctatgtagccttgggcaagttacttgtctctgtttgcctcagtttcctcatttgaaaaatgagttggagaaggaaatggcaactcgttccagtatctctgcccagaaacccccaaatggggtcccaaagagttataaataactaaaatgactgaataacaatgaaaattatccaagtatatataagaaaacaattTGTGGACCCCCAGGTTAGAATCCCTGATCTAGGAGgttgccatctgcatccagagagaggactgttggggactgaatgtggatcacaacctcGTATTTGCactgttttattgttgtttgcttggttctgttttattgttgtttgcttggttttttttttttctttgtcatttttttccacttttgatctgatttttcttgtgtagtatgatgaatatggaaatatgtatagaaaaattgcacatgtttaacatgtattagattacttgccgtctagggaaaaggggtagagagaagggagggagaagaaaatttggaacaccaggttttgcaaggatgaatgttgaaaacgatctttgcatatattttgaaaataaaaaagttcctATTAAAAAGTATTCCTGATTTAGAAGAATGGGCTGGAGATTGGTTGCATGAAATTCAGATATATATAGGCTGGGGAAGGAAACACGTAGGAAAGACTTCACATATTTGAAAGGTCATCATATGGGAGAAAGAATTGGCTTGTTCTACTTTACATTGAGCTAAGAACAAGAAGACAAAGTTGTAGAGATGCAGATTTGGGCTCCTCCCTCCAACTTACttctaaattaaaatttccaACATTATGAGGTAGTGTGTTCTTCATCTCTGGAAATCTTCAAGCAGAGGTAGAATGACCATTTGTTGGCAATGTCATAGTGAAGGTTCAGATTGGCCTCAATGACCTTTGATATTCTGGGATGTTTCTCTTTGTGATTCTCCTGGTTCATATAGCTAGATGTGACTCCTGAATATAAGCCAAGTAGACACTATTGTTATATGTTATAGGATCATATGATTCAGAGCTGTAAGGattcttagaaatcatttattcaAAGACACTCATTTGACTAAGACCAGACTAATTACTAAGCACTTCTTGTGGTATGCTAGGAATCATGCAAGGGGAAAAGGGAGTGCCTGAGTAATTGAGGTGAGATTCAAAAtagatcctttgactccaaaccTAATCTATATCTCCGCatctctcattgtctctctctctctctctctgtatctggaACACCAGGAACCAGACCATCAGGATGATCTGCCTTCCCAGCATCCCTCACCCTTCAGATGTCATCAGGAAATACCTGGAAATGGTTAACTTCCTTTTCCTGTATATCCTGCCCCTGCTGGTGATTTCACTCACCTATTCGGTGATAGGCAAGAAGCTATGGCTGCAGAGTTCCATCCAAGATGCTACATCAGAATACGCCATCAGCCGCCAACCCAAGAAGATAATGACCCTGAAGATGTTGATCGTGGTGGTGGTGGTCTTCACCATCTGTTGGCTCCCCCTCCATTTTTATGAGTTGCTCCTGTCTATGCATGTCATCTCTAGTCGTGAGGATGTCTATTTTGCTTTCCACTGGTTTGCCATGAGCAACGCTTGCTATAACCCCTTCATCTATTGTTGGGTCAACAAGGGTTTCCGTAATCAGCTCAAGAGATCTGTGCGTTCTTGGTGGCAGCGTGTGACGAGTCGTGAGCATGAGCTCACTGTCTCAAACACCTCCCAGCATCCCTTGGGGGAAGGTTACCCTTTTTGGAATACCAGTATGGGGGATAGTATTGTCAATGAGAATGCCTTCCAGCATGGTAGTCAGACAGATTTATCTAGTATCCATCCCATCGTAGAAGTGACTTGAGTTGCTGGGGCTCGGATGACCAAGCTATGCAGGCAAAATAGGCCAAAGGTTGGGGCCAAAATGGGTTAATTTTACCTACTCTTGGCTTGGAACACATAGCTTAGGTCATCCTTGGGTGGAAGGGGCATATTTGTGCTTCCCCCTTTCATGGTTCTCTTATTTCTGTGTCTTTTCTTGTGGTTAATCAAAATGGCCCATAGTATAGGTTCTGTCCTTCACTTAAGGGGCAGTACACTTAGTCTTCTGATGTCTGTTTCTCATACTTAACATCTAGGTCAGTTTGTCCAGTGTCCTGGACCTTGTAGCCATAGTATCACTAGTGCTTAAAGATTCTCTTTTGTGGTTGTCTTATATCCAAACCCTGtaagttgaaaaaaatattctcagaGAAATTCCAGAAGACTTGTTtctgaaatgtttaataaatacctgttgttGATACACCTGTGTAGTTTCATGGAGTTTTTCTGTAGTTCTCTGGAGCCAGAGaagttgggttcaaatccaggctctcatagtgtatatgtgtgtgtgtgtgtgtgtgtgtgtgtgtgtgtgtgtgtgtgtaaaatgagaCATCTCAAGGCACCTTGTAAAGAAAGACCAGCTCTCATAATCCCAACTCAGTGACGAGAgaatgaaagacttttttttcatatgtggTATAAACTCAAAGTGATTCTTCAATTCTCTTGGCTCTCCTTCCTTTTGATCCACTGGATCACAGATATTTGCAttgcctatttttttcctttcttagcttctttttttaaaagtggagAAAACCTGCACATTTAAGCTATTCCAGTCATTCCTAACTCCGGCCTGGGGAGGATTCAAAGgctgaggggaaagagagaaggaatcaTCTCATCCTGTGATCACTTTCCTTCATCTGAAGACTGTTCTTCAAGTAGCTGTGGGGGAGTAATAGTGGCAAGGGACGAAGAAGAGATCTGCCTTGCCCAGTGCCATTTCTTTTCCTGGAATTGTCCACTGTGAAATCAGTTCGGGGGAAGGGGAAGTTgtattctccctttctttttcctcatcaattaatcagcaagtatttacAAAATGCTAGATGCTGGACTCTGTGCagcagatagaaagaaaaaaaaaaccagtcccTTCTCTAGCTCAGACTAAAGCCTGAAAGGAACTTTAGGACTATTGAGTCCAATTCCCTTCTAAATTCATACATCTATTGGCAAGggctccttattttacagatctagaatatatatacacatacacatatatagtatatatatatgtatatatatgctttatgtattccatgtatatatacacacacatgtatatatattatgtattccatgtgtgtatgtgtatatacatacacacacacacacatatatatatatatatatgtatatatatacacacacacatatatacacttgtGTATTCCTATCATACCTATCTactaagagaggaagggaaattcctagtgaatttcatttattctttcccccTAGTTACCCCAAATCCATTCCTAAGATAGAGACATAGACAAAGTGCCATGGGCATTGACTCCTAGTGGTCCTTTCTCTAGGAAAGAGTCCTTAGGAAGAAGCCTCCCAGAATCCCCCAGGCACACATCTTTGTGGCCCTTGCTTGCTTAATGAATACTACAGCTCTCATGGAGCTGATTAGGCCATCAGCTATGCCCAGTTTTAATCACTATTGGCTCATGCATTTCCTCCATGACTCCCGTgatcctctttccctccccaatcATTTAAGACTTTTCTTATTATCTGAAGGGAGAATGTAATTCCTATACTACAAGGCAGACTTACTCTTTCCATTGTAGTCCACCTTGTAAccaaaaggaaggaggaaagttcCAGGAAGTCCCATGCCCAGCAGGAAAAAGCAAAGATGATGCTTCTGTCAGCTGCAAATAACATTgttccacccccccaccccccccccgcCAACTTGTCTCTTAGAAGTCTTAGGAGTTTCTGTtctcatatataattatacataatatacaaaTCTTGTCTTCATATCTTAGATTTCATATTTTAATCAGCAATTACTAGGTACTGAGCACTGGGGCTTCTCTGAGGGAGCCCCTGTTATCAAAAAGCTATGGGCTTGAGAGCTGATGGTTCATAGCCATGGAGGCCAGTTAGCTTATTGGATTATATGACCAAGATCATGGGTTGAATTCTTATATAGCCCAATTAGTGTTCCTTTTCCTCTGGCCCCAGCAGAGGTCCTTCAATGTGGCTACCATTGGCCACCATAGTTCTCTGGGCACCAGGCAGGCCTGTCTACACTGCTGAGGAAACTGGCTCCAAGCACATGCCCTTTTGATAAGGGAAAGTAGTGTCAACTTCACAGCTGAAAGACAACTCGTCATTTCTAAATGTCTACTTGAAGGAAGAGAGATCTAGGACAATAACAGAGGGGGGACATTTCTTAGATGCTGCTTCTCTCCCATCCACATCCAAAGTCATGCAAATAAACCTCTGTCTTGGTCCAAGTAAGATAATCCAGAAGAGACATTGTTTACACGCAATGCTTCAGAGTGACCACTCTAGAATAGGTTATGGGGGAATTTTCAATTATAGGTACTTGAAAGACAGCCACTAGCACTGTATGTTGGCCCTACCTGGCGCATGGCATTTGACATTTGCTCCTAAGTGCTGTGAATGCGTGGCCTTTTCTAGAATCTCTGTgggaattttctccttctctaaaCACCTATATCCttgcatacaaatacacacatatgcacatacacacgaatgtatattctctctctgtgtctctgtctctcatctgtctgtctctctcatctctctgtctctctgtctctctctctgtctcacacacacacacacacacacacacacacacacacacacacacacacacacacacacagaattaatGGCATTGAAAGGGATGAAAGGGACCTTCCAGTCAGAGGCCAACCCACTCCtattacaatgaggaaactgaggtccagggagttgacctgatttgcccagcatcacactgCTAATAAATAGCTGAAGCAGGTCTTGAGCCCAGGTCTTCTGAACTCCAAGTAGTAAGAATAACTTTTTAAACAATTATATTAGGACTGATGTTTTCTAAGTCTCTTTCAACATCTTTCAACGTGAGTGGTCGGGCACTTATTTTAGTGATGCAATCATGATTCCCACTGGTTTGGGAACTCCTTTGGGaattatttcacattcttttcaatCACAACATTGGTGAATCCTTCGAAGGTGGGTCTGATTTTTGgaaatctcaggaaaaaaaaccatTCTGAGCTAAGTCTGGTGACTTACGACTGGTTTGTGCTATTTGGGGataacagaacaaaaggaaacaaaaacattcCTCAGAAGGTTCATTTGGTGTTGGAGCAGCATTATTAGGGGATGCATGTTTAGATTTTGGTTCACCTCTTTTGGTTCCCCAGAATCCTTTAGCATGTCTAAATTGAACTCCTGCACATTGCTTATTGCACTTTATGAGATGAATTTCACATGCATAATGACATCGGTGGCAAAAGAGGAAATTGATGTTCTCTTCACTTGCTGTCCCC
This is a stretch of genomic DNA from Sminthopsis crassicaudata isolate SCR6 chromosome X, ASM4859323v1, whole genome shotgun sequence. It encodes these proteins:
- the LOC141549214 gene encoding G-protein coupled receptor 83-like, whose product is MAPTPLGGTVTTVGEFLGLGESPQTIGAGGLPGGNASQSLSTVAPPMMPLRPQGFGPSDGLDSKPPGPSPLGAFLSSEVEMTTPSLRCLFIFAYFSIIIMSVLGNTLVCSVLMKSKRIHSATGVFIANLALAGIMITLLNTPFTLISFFSSTWLFGYMMCYLSRFIQYCSGHVLVLTLVALTLDRYKVILKPDKPRTTALKGSIWVVIIWVLASCFSLPHTLYQRLPQFDTMNQTIRMICLPSIPHPSDVIRKYLEMVNFLFLYILPLLVISLTYSVIGKKLWLQSSIQDATSEYAISRQPKKIMTLKMLIVVVVVFTICWLPLHFYELLLSMHVISSREDVYFAFHWFAMSNACYNPFIYCWVNKGFRNQLKRSVRSWWQRVTSREHELTVSNTSQHPLGEGYPFWNTSMGDSIVNENAFQHGSQTDLSSIHPIVEVT